The nucleotide sequence TCAGGAGATCCCTGGAAAATGTCATGCACTCCCTGGCCAtgcaaaaaacaaacaaacaattcAGGTTCATTCGGCTTATCAATGCCAGTCTGAGAAAGTTTGGTATAATGTTAAAATATCCGTCCAAGTCAAACGGTAACACTTAGTAGTAAATTTGAAGAATTAAGATAATCTGCTAAGCACATGAAGATATACAAGGGAAGGTGCTCAGGACAGGTGCAGAGTTGCAAACACAAGCAAGACTGAATGGAGTGATGGAAGATAATAGAAATGGCATGCAGGATCAtcaaaggaagaaaaaaaaaacgtttTCCTTCCAAATTTAAATTTGATCCTTCCTACCAACAATAATACATCTAAATTTGATACGTTATGCTTATGCATAATGCCTTTTCACGTTACTAAATACACATAAATTGATTTTGGTGTGGTAGATGCCACAATTGTTGGTGTATTACGCCATAACAAGATAAAATTGtggcattagttaacccaaaccTGAAAGACAAATCGCTGTGGCATTCCACTGACAGAAAGTAGTCCTTTCATCCTGTATATATCCTCACTGTGTTCCAGCAGTAGGTTCCCCAACCAAAAGTCAGCCTGCATGAGTGCATTTCAAATTGCCATCAATATAATATAAGTAACTCCATTCCAACGCTACAAAAGGATTGTGGTATTTAGACATCTCAATATTCATTTTATCAATTGAGAAATATAGCAAGAGATGAGGAATAGTTCAAGACTGGCTTTTTCAAGATCCATCTCCCCTTCGCAAACAATGCTCACAGAAGAAACACCAGGATCATGAGTGTGATCATGTGCGTGATGATCTACAAAAAAGGGGGCAGCATAGAGTTTACTTATGTTCATACTTGGGATTTTTAAATCAGTGATAAAAGAGCATTTACATATACAAAATTATAGACAAGACAAGCTTTTCAACTGGGGCATAGATGTACACTTCATAAGATAACCTGTGTCAAAATGTTCTCTTATATTTTTTGCTTAAGTCAATGATGGTTTTGCACATGTCATTCCTAACTGGTGGCACAAATGAGTGATACTACCATGTCAGTCAGGTCATGCCACAATAATGTTCCAACACCAAGGCTTACCATGTCCGTGAtcatgatcatgatggtgatgatggtcatggtcgtgttcatgctcatgctcatgatgATGGTGTTCATGGTCATGTTCTGCGTGGTCTTCATGTGACTTCTCAGCAACAGCACTCTCAATCCTGTAAACAGAATGAATTTCCTTTATCCCCACAGAATTAAATTAGTAACTGTAAGAACTGCCAGAATACAAAATttcattattattttttaaataatCCTTAATGAGATTATACTGATTCTATGGCTAAGCGTACGCTAGTTTTTAGTTTTGCTCTCCCAATGCTAGTAGCTTGACTCCATATGGCTGCAACTAAGTTCAACTTTAAGCGCAGTGCATCATCTCATTATGCTTCAACAACTCGCATTATTTCATTATGATCTGTTTCTATATTAATTCTCTTTCCCCTTCTATAAAGTAAATGACAGGGACTAGGCTGGAAGGGCACGTGGCCCAAATATTCGTTTAGTGAGGACACAACATGCCAACACATATAACAGAAAAAAATAAGATGAAAGAAAGGAACCTCTCCAGATCAAATCCTCCAATTCCAAGAACATAATCCAAATCAACTTTACCATACTCAGTTCGCTTCAAATTAGCCATGTGATTGATACCCTGTATTCAGAAAAGGAGGATATTATAAAGTACAAACAAACATATGGTAATGAAATAGCACAATGAATATGCAACACTAACCCTTATACGCTCAACCAAGGACGAAACTTCAGGTTCATTGACCAGATCAATCTGCAGTGAAGTAACAGGGGTTAGATCTATATGTGTTTTCCAACAAGGACCCAAATTACAGAAAACAGTGTACTTAAGTCACTGAACATTTTGATTAAAGGAGCATAACCTTGTTAACTATAATTCTGTCAGCATAGGCAATTTGCTGAACTGCTTCATTGACTATACCCTTGGGCTTTACTTCATCCAAATGAAGTCTAGCATGCTTTGCATCAACTAAAGTAACAACACCATCCAGCTTGACATCATTAAAAACTACATCCTCTGCATAGAATGTCTGTATAATGGGTGCTGGATTTGCTAGACCTGAAAAAATAGATAGAGAGAAAGGGAGAGCAATTAACATGATTATGCAATCCATGGATAACCAACGTAATCAAACTTTTCATGATTCGCATTGCTTTCTGTTCAAAATTTATACAGAAAAAAAATTAATACGAGATCTTCTCCGGATTATGGTAGCAATGTGCAGTTTGAACAATAACCTAACAAGTTCTTTACCTGTTGTTTCAATAACAATATGATCAAACTTCCCCTTCTTCTTGTTCACCAATTCACCAATCATACGGACTAAATCACCACGCACCGTGCAGCAAAGGCAGCCGTTATTTAGCATCATTATGTCCTCAGCTCCAGCAGTTTGTGCAGCGACTAATGAACCATCAATGTCTACTTCTCCAAACTGCAATGTGAACAATGACAGTAAAAGGTAGACAAGTGGTTCAGCTTCGCCTTGCATATTAGCTAGGCACTCCTAAGTGATGGATAGATCATGAACTAAGTAAATTAAGATGATTTTCTGCATTTCGCAAACTAAGCATGCGTTCAGGAATGAAGAAATAACTGCTGGACAGACACTTACAAAACTAATATAATTGAATTACTGAATGATGAAGTTCGTTTGGCTGACAAAACCATTAATATGAGCATACCTCATTTTCAATAACAGCAATTCGCTTTCCATGGTGAGCAGTCAAGATGTGATTCAGTAAAGTTGTCTGCAAAGAAGAAAAAAACACTGAATATACAATGCCAATACAAATCGTCCAGTTGAAATAAGCAATGCAACGTTCTGTGCACTGTGCAGCATATAAGTGACAGTGTCAAAGGTTGAAGCTATGAAATCAGTCGTACTGTAATATGCATGTAGTAAAGCCCCAGCAAGTGGACTAAATTTCTACAGGTTGATTAGAACAAGAGCATCTCTAGTTTTTCATCTCGCTTGATCGAAACAAAGAATGAGCACCCCGTCCTAGTATCTCTACACTTTCAAATCCAAACTTCAAGCTCAGGCATGTTATTGGGACACATCGCCCTGAATTCTCTACCAATGGATCAGGCTGTAACTGGATCCAGCGGTTAGCATGCCTCCATCATCAGGGCCTTTTGCTTGAAGAAAATTCCAGAGAACTCCATATGTCTCGTCTTTTTTCCGCGTCACTTGAGGTTTCATCTCTCATGCCGTTTCAGTTTCAGTTTCCAGTCAAACACACGCAAAAGA is from Miscanthus floridulus cultivar M001 chromosome 7, ASM1932011v1, whole genome shotgun sequence and encodes:
- the LOC136464740 gene encoding uncharacterized protein — its product is MAALCSASPAISAAASLGSPARRVASLLRLRLRTAAPSYSLAAAPRAPAGAPSWRAHRRFTASAASTTEAEECSGVETLIPPDNRIPATIITGFLGSGKTTLLNHILTAHHGKRIAVIENEFGEVDIDGSLVAAQTAGAEDIMMLNNGCLCCTVRGDLVRMIGELVNKKKGKFDHIVIETTGLANPAPIIQTFYAEDVVFNDVKLDGVVTLVDAKHARLHLDEVKPKGIVNEAVQQIAYADRIIVNKIDLVNEPEVSSLVERIRGINHMANLKRTEYGKVDLDYVLGIGGFDLERIESAVAEKSHEDHAEHDHEHHHHEHEHEHDHDHHHHHDHDHGHDHHAHDHTHDPGVSSVSIVCEGEMDLEKADFWLGNLLLEHSEDIYRMKGLLSVSGMPQRFVFQGVHDIFQGSPERMWEPNEPRINKIVFIGRNLNKEELEKGFKDCLLKK